The genomic stretch tAATCGAATAATAATTTCCTGACATTCCTCATTCCACATTAAACATCTACCGTGTAAATAGCTGCATATTGGACTAAGTAAGAACAAAAATGTacttacaaatgttttaaaaaagttcatAACTGACTTTTCCTCGGCGCCGGTCTGCTCAGATTGGGTGCTGTCTTGTGTGACCACGGTGGTGCTGAGTACGAGAGCTTCGTTCTGTGGTTCCTTGTCAGCCTGTGGACTCGCCTTTATGTCTGTAGGCTCCTATAGACAAACGTAGAGAATTAGTGCCTGCGAACGTGTTACGGCCCTACAGCTGATGCGCAGTAGCTGTTAATCGGTGCATTGAAGCACTGCACAATTCCAGCCATGCCTCTGCCTACTCGGGGGCTCCGGGCAACAATCACCCTTTCATTAATGCCTGCTTTTTCCCCCTCACTCATTGATATTCAGCAATGTTCTGGACTtaaggcctgtgtgtgtgtctaccaTGCATGCCAGTGTTGCTACTGTACATCATCTTTATTTCGTTGACACAATTCAAACAATTCAAGTTTGTATAGTATAATTCATACATAATTAGCTATTTGAATTGATAGTACATTTTTAAACTGAATAAATCTCAGTCACGGTTtagtttaatgatttataagaTTAGCCTCAAACCCTTAAATATTGTAAAGATTGCTTCAAGATTTTCCTCAGGATTAGTGTAAAACAGTTGTTTGATTATAATCAGATTTGTTGCGTTCTTGCAATTTTTTTAGTAAACTATCATATTCTTGAGTGTGCTTGACGGTGTAATATAGATTATTAATAGATTACATGTTAGTTCATTGGTGAATTGCTTCATGCTGTGAGTTCATCCATGCAACAGATCTCCATTTTCAAGTTCAAATCCAAGATTCCATGCGTTTTTTGGGAGACGTCAGACTTACGCAtctccactcatcgtcctcgcCTGGGATATCAGTGGTGAGCTGTTCCTCCTCTGTCATCGATATGACCTCTACAGAGTCCAGGTCGAAACTAGCCTCATCGTCACATTTTGTGTCATTGTCCATGCTCGAGCCAACATCAATTCTTATCCAAATGGATCCTCTTTTAGTATGGATATTAACGCTGACCGGCTTACAGGAAAAGTCTCCCACAGTCTCAATGCACATAGATTGTAACTTACAAAACAGCCACGTGTTTTCTGCTGAATCAACTGCACACACCGGGCTTTCAATAAGCACCCAGGTTTCCTCTTCACTGCACTCAGAAGGGTCAGTCTCATTCTTTGGATTCTTAATGTCCATCAATCCAGCTTTAGTTAATCCAGCACCTACATCACCGGGAGTGTTCTGTGTAGTATCAGACTGAATGGACGCAATCAGCTGCAGAGTCAACTTCTCAGCAGCTTCCATCATTTCAGAATCGGTGTCAGAGGACAACACATCATCAGCATCTTCTATGTTGTCTTCTATATTCTGTGTTTCCTTTTAAAATGAGGGATCAGCATACACGTGAATTGAAAATACCTTTATGTGGATCTCTAGTGTGGCATGTCAGACTTCAGAAAACAGTATATGTGaagaattaaaaattattacacAGAGATATCTTATTATGAAACCACTAATTTTCACATTTACAGAAAATCATAAGCTTGTGTAATGAGCATAAAACCTACAGGtgcctttatttttacagattgttctttgttattcattttttttttaagttttttttaatgtgtttatgaAAAATAGTTTTagcaaaattatttaatattataatatagaatattatttagtatcaaataaaatttaaagcCGATAATCAACATTCTGGAGACTTCCTTTGCAtctcattatatacatatacaaagtaTTGTATCATATAATTCAATTTTTGTTTCTTAATATACAATTATGAAAAATAGGTTTTGCAGAAATGCTTGTGAGAATATTTCTTAATgctttaattaagaaaaaaatattaggaACATCTTCTGTAATACACCACAGGGACAAACATTTGTAGGTACCTGAGCTAATATGTTTAACTAATTACTTATTGTCCATCTGTAACTAAAATTAATGTGAATCTCTCCTGTATTTGACTTTaagtaaacatttataaacGTTTACTTTTCTATGTATAAAAGAGTGACATAGGTTAAGACTTTAAAAACTTTTCCGTGTGCTTGTTTTACCTGAGATTCTATTTGGATgcatacatgaaaaaaaatatgtgtaGAATTTAAATACTATTAGgtgtgtgaggtgaggtgaggtgaggtgagtttCTGTGATTTTGCTTTTGGCACTGTTTCGTTTACACACTCCGGTGCCTTTATCCACTTTACTGCACAATTGACGACATTGgatacattttccttttgcaGATTACAAAGAATTTAACACTGTTGCTTCAACTGAGCAGAATTTGTGTTTAGAATTTAGCTTTTGAATCTACGGTGCAATAttgagtacaaaaaaaaaaaactttctttcggcttctcccgttaggggtcgccacagcggatcctccacacgtttttgatttggcacatgtttttacgctggatgctcttcctaacgcaaccctccccatttatccgggcttgggaccggcactgagagtggctggggatggttccctgaccggggatcgaactcAGGCCGCAGCGGTTGAGTACTACTCAATACAACGAATATTGAGTACTATTGccttaaattattaacaatagcattgttttttttgataATATTATACAATTAATTTAAGATGGTTCCACATAATATTAGTGtgcatgcttttctttttgaaaCATTCTTGAGTCTGTAGACAATAATCTAGGTTGGATTTTGGCAAGAAATGTATACTCggacatcatcatcatacaccaACTGGTGATGATATTATTATACAATCGGTATGTTAAATGTAGGGCACAGCATCATGTGAGAGGTGGAATTAGACAGAAAGAGATAGTGAGACAAAGATTTACAGTGCGGTTAATGACAAGACAAGAATCTAAATAGATTCAGAAGTTTTGAATAGCCTTTTCTTCTGCCAATAATTTGACTCATTATCAAACCGATATGcccattaaaacttttttttttaatcttctctAATACTAAGGggcaaaattgaaaaaaatgattgtaatattttaaaaaaatattcaataatattaaaaataaagtctaTAATTATAACCTTAGGTACACAAAACtactttatccagagcaacaattgtttattatattcaaCTGAGCCGTTCGAAAggtaagggtcttgctcaatgGTCCAGCACTGGTAGCTCAATGGTGCTGGTATTTGAAcgcacaaccttctgatcagtagccTTACATCCCAACCACTAAACTACCTACACTTTTAGCACCAATTAAATGATGCACTTACATTAAATTTCTGGCTCTCCGTCTTCTCTGCAGGGAGGATTGTTACCTCTGCTGCCACATCAGCTGCCCCAGGCTTCTTCTTGAACATCTTATTGAACATGCTGGGAGTTTCAGCTTGTTTTGGTGTGTCTTTGGCTGCTGTGCCCGACTCTGCTGGGGTTTCTTTCTCAGCTGACAGAGTTGTAGCATTGATTTGGATACCAGCTGCATCCACAGTCACAGAAGGAGCTTGGATACCATTATTTTTTACTGATACTTGTGTAGGAATCTGTAAAATGGAGGAAAGTTAAATATCTGAAAGTGCatagtaattttttttgaattaaaaataaatacaaaatatcatCTACATAAgctgaaaataattaatttgtttggtGGAAAATTAGTGTCACTTATATGGCAGATAAATGTTTATGTAGTCCACATAAATAGGATAATACATTGGCTGTTTTCTCCGATAGAGCAAATATACGCTCATAACGTTCAACAGAATTAAATAACACAAGTAAAACACATGTATAACACTCATGAGGTGATGGACTAACAGATTGCTGGCTCTCCGTCAACACTGCAGGGACGATCTTTACTTCAGCTGCAACATCAGCTGCCACAGGCTTCTTCTTGAACATCATATTGAACTTGCTGGGAGTTCCAGCTTGTTTAGATGTGTCTTTGGCTGGTGTGCTGGTCTCTGTTGGAACTTCTTTCTCAGCTGATGCAGTTGAAGCACTGATTTGGAGACCGGGTGCATCCACAGTCACAGAAGGAGCTTTTGCTTGGATGCCATTAGTTGCTACTGACACTTGTGTAGGAGTCTGTAAAATTGAGGAAAGGTAAGTATATGAAAGTGCAGAAAACAGTATAAATAGTACATCATTGGTGTTATTTCTAACATTATTACTTACTATGCATTATGctatttggcacatttttgtgtggtttttttaaattaaaaataaatacaaaatatcatCTACATAAgctgaaaataattaatttgtttggtGTAAAATATGTGTCATTTATAAGGCAGATAAATGTTTATGTAGTCCACATAAATATGGATAAAACGTAGACTGTTTTCTCTGATAAAGCACATATACGCTCATAACATTCAACAAATTTAAATTACACAAGTAAAACACATGTATAACACTCATTAGGTGATGGACTTACAGATTTCTGGCTCTCCGTCAACACTGCAGGGACGATCTTTACTTCAGTTGCAACATCAGCTGCGCCAGGCTTCTTCTTGAACATCATATTGAATTTGCTGGGAGTTCCAGCTTGTTTAGATGTGTCTTTGGCTGGTGTGCTGGTCTCTGTTGGAACTTCTTTCTCAGCTGATGCAGTTGAAGCACTGATTTGGAGACCGGGTGCATCCACAGTCACAGAAGGAGCTTTTGCTTGGATGCCATTAGTTGCTACTGACACTTGTGTAGGAGTCTGTAAAATTGAGGAAAGGTAAGTATATGAAAGTGCAGAGAACAGTATAAATAGTACATCATTGGTGTTATTTCTAACATTATTACTTACTATGCATTATGctatttggcacatttttgtgtggtttttttaaattaaaaataaatacaaaatatcatCTACATAAgctgaaaataattaatttgtttggtGTAAAATATGTGTCATTTATAAGGCAGATAAATGTTTATGTAGTCCACATAAATATGGATAAAACGTAGACTGTTTTCTCTGATAAAGCACATATACGCTCATAACATTCAACAAATTTAAATTACACAAGTAAAACACATGTATAACACTCATTAGGTGATGGACTTACAGATTTCTGGCTCTCCGTCAACACTGCAGGGACGATCTTTACTTCAGTTGCAACATCAGCTGCGCCAGGCTTCTTCTTGAACATCATATTGAATTTGCTGGGAGTTCCAGCTTGTTTAGATGTGTCTTTGGCTGGTGTGCTGGTCTCTGTTGGAACTTCTTTCTCAGTTGATGCAGTTGAAGCACTGATTTGGAGACCGGCTGCATCCACAGTCACAGAAGGAGCTTTTGCTTGGATGCCATTAGTTGCTACTGATACTTGTGTAGGAGTCTGTAAAATTGAGGAAAGGTAAGTATCTGAAAGTGCAGAGAACAGTATAAATAGTACATCATTGgttttatttctaatattaCTACTTACTATGTATTATGCTATTTGgcacattttgtgttttttaaaattaaaaataaatacaaaatatcatCTACATAAgctgaaaataattaatttgtttggtGGAAAATATGTGTCACTTATAAGGCAGATAAATCTTTATGtagttcaaataaaatgtagtcTGTTTTCTCCCATAAAGCACATATACGCTCATAACGTTCAACAGAATTAAATACCACTATTAAAACACAGGTATAACACTCATGAGGTGATGGACTTACAGATTTCTGGCTCTCCGTCACCACTTTAGGGACGATCTTTACTTCAGCTGCAACATCAGCTGCCACGGGCTTCTTCTTGAACATCATATTGAACTTGCTGGGAGTTCCAGCTTGTTTAGATGTGTCTTTGGCTGGTGTGCTGGACTCTGTTGGAACTTCTTTCTCAGTTGATGCAGTTGAAGCACTGATTTGGATACCGGCTGCATCCACAGTCACAGTCGGAATGTTTGCTTGGATGCCATTAGTTTCTATTGATGCTGATGTTGGTGTCTAAAATCGACGAAACTTAAGTAACTGAAGATGCAtaactaaatgtaaatattatattattggtATTTATTGTGCTATATGGGACGtataacaaaatattaatagGCAAACCTTCACTTCAAAGCCAGTAAATTCACttctatgtttgtttattttattctatggAAAATATCATCTAACTAAGGTTAGATTTATTAGTTTTGTTTGGGTGGAAAATATACGTATGTAATTTGTCAAAGAGTTTTCAATCTAAAATATGCATTCTGTATAAATAGGGACAACATAGAGACTGTTTTACCTATACAGCACCTAACTTTCAACAAAACTGAATACCTAAAGTGGGAACACAGGACTAACACACATAAGGGGATGAACTTacagatttctggctctcagcTACTTCAGCTGCAACATCAGCTGCCCCAGGCTTCTTCTTGAACATCATATTGAACTTGCTGGGAGTTCCAGCTTGTTTAGATGTGTCTTTGGCTGGTGTGCTGGTCTCTGTTGGAACTTCTTTCTCAGCTGATGCAGTTGAAGCACTGATTTGGATACCGGTTGCATCCACAGTCACAGAAGGAGCTTTTGCTTGGATGCCATTAGTTGCTACTGATACTTGTGTAGGAGTCTGTAAAATTGAGGAAAGGTAAGTATCTGAAAGTGCAGAGAACAGTATAAATAGTACATCATTGGTGATTATTTCTAACATTACTACTTACTATGTATTATGctatttggcacattttttttttttttttttaaataaaaaataaataaaaaatatcatctACATAAGCTgacattaattaatttgtttggtGTAAAATATGTGTCACTTATATGGCAGATAAATGTTTATGTAGTCCACATAAATGGGGATAAAACGTAGGCTGTTTTCTCCGATAGAGCACATATACGCTCATAACATTCAACATaattaaataacacaaataaaacacatgtaTAACACTCATGAAGTGATGGACTTACAGATTTCTGGCTCTCCGTCAACACTGTAGGGACGATCTTTACTTCAGCTGCAACATCAGCTGCCCCAGGCTTCTTCTTGAACATCATATTGAACTTGCTGGGAGTTCCAGCTTGTTTAGATGTGTCTTTGGCTGGTGTGCTGGTCTCTGTTGGAACTTCTTTCTCAGCTGATGCAGTTGAAGCACTGATTTGGAGACCGGCTGCATCCACAGTCACAGAAGGAGCTTTTGCTTGGATGCGATTAGTTGCTACTGACACTTGTGTAGGAGTCTGTAAAATTGAAGAAAGGTAAGTATCTGAAAGTGCATAGAACAGTATAAATAGTACATCATTGGTGATTATTTCTAACATTACTACTTACTATGTATTATGctatttggcacatttttgtgtttttttttaaataaaaaataaataaaaaatatcatctACATAAGCTGACATTAATGAATTTGTTTGGTGTAAAATATGTCACTTATATGGCAGATAAATGTTTATGTAGTCCACATAAATGGGGATAAAACGTAGGCTGTTTTCTCCGATAGAGCACATATACGCTCATAACATTCAACATaattaaataacacaaataaaacacatgtaTAACACTCATGAAGTGATGGACTTACAGATTTCTGGCTCTCCGTCAACACTTTAGGGACGATCTTTACTTCAGTTGCAACATCAGCTGCCACAGGCTTCTTCTTGAACATCATATTAAACTTGCTGGGAGTTCCAGCTTGTTTAGATGTGTCTTTGGCTGGTGTGCTGGTCTCTGTTGGAACTTCTTTCTCAGCTGATGCAGTTGAAGCACTGATTTGGATACCGGTTGCATCCACAGTCACAGAAGGAGCTTTTGCTTGGATGCCATTATTTGTTACTGACACTTGTGTAGGAGTCTGTAAAATTGAGGAAACGTAATTATCTGGAAGTGCATAGACCAGTATAGATAGTACAACATTACTGATATTTCCAATAACATTACTACTTAGTATGCATTATGctatttggcacatttttgtgttttttttcaattaaaaataaatacaaaatatcatCTACATAAGCTTACATTAATGAATTTGTTAGGTGGAAAATATGTGTCACTTATAACGCAGATAAATGTTTATGTAGTCCAAATCAACTTTCtgtcggcttcttccattagtggtcgccacagcggatcacccgtattcatgatccgcatgttcaatttggcacatgtttttacactggatgccctttctaacacaACCTTCCCCATTTAACCGGGCTTTGGACCAGCACTCAGAGttcactggcttgtgcaaccctaatggctggggttggtgaCCGGGAAttgaacccgggctgcagcgatGAATAAATGGGGATAAAACGTAGTCTGTTTTCTCCCATAAAGCACATATATGCTCATAACGTTCAACAGAATTAAATACCACAATTAAAACACAGGTATAACACTCATGAGGTGATGGACTTACAGATTTCTGGCTCTCCGTCACCACTGTAGGGACGATCTTTACTTCAGCTGCAACATCAGCTGCCACGGGCTTCTTCTTGAACATCATATTGAACTTGCTGGGAGTTCCAGCTTGTTTAGATGTGTCTTTGGCTGGTGTGCTGGTCTCTGTTGGAATTTCTTTCTCAGTTGATGCAGTTGAAGCACTGATTTGGATACcggctgcatccaaagacacagTCGGAATGTTTGCTTGGATGCCATTAGTTTCTATTGATGCTGATGTTGGTGTCTAAAATCGAGGAAACTTAAGTAACTGAAGATGCAtaactaaatgtaaatattatattattggtATTTATTGTGCTATATGGGACGtataacaaaatattaatagGCAAACCTTCACTTTAAAGCCAGTAAATTCACttctatgtttgtttattttattctatggAAAATATCATCTAACTAATGTTAGATTTATTAGTTTTGTTTGGGTGGAAAATATACGTATGTCATTTGTCAAAGAGTTTTCAATCTAAAATATGCATTCTGTATAAATAGGTACAACATAGAGACTGTTTTACCTATACAGCACCTAACTTTCAACAAAACTGAATACCTAAAGTGGGAACACAGGACTAACACACATAAGGGGATGAACTTacagatttctggctctcagcTACTTCAGCTGCAACATCAGCTGCCCCAGGCTTCTTCTTGAACATCATATTGAACTTGCTGGGAGTTCCAGCTTGTTTAGATGTGTCTTTGGCTGGTGTGCTGGTCTCTGTCGGAACTTCTTTCTCAGCTGATGCAGTTGAAGCACTGATTTGGATACCGGTTGCATCCACAGTCACAGAAGGAGCTTTTGCTTGGATTCCATTAGTTGCTACTGATACTTGTGTAGGAGTCTGTAAAATTGAAGAAAGGTAAGTATCTGAAAGTGCATAGAACAGTATAAATAGTACATCATTGGTGATTATTTCTAACATTACTACTTACTATGCATTATGctatttggcacatttttgtgttttttttttctattaaaaataaataaaaaatcatctaCATAAGCttacattaattaatttgtttggtGAAAAACATGTCACTTATAAGGCAGATAAATGTTTATGTAGTCCACATAAATGGGGATAAAATATAAGCTGTTTTCTCCGATAGAGCACATATACGCTCATAACGCTCAACATAATTAAATAACACAAGTAAAACACATGTATAACACTCATTAGGTGATATACTCACAGATTTCTGGCTCTCCGTCAACACTGCAGGGACGATCTTTACTTCAGTTGCAACATCAGCTGCCCCAGGCTTCTTCTTGAACATCATATTGAACTTGCTGGGAGTTCCAGCTTGTTTAGATGTGTCTTTGGCTGGTGTGCTGGTCTCTGTTGGAACTTCTTTATCAGCTGATGCAGTTGAAGCACTGATTTGGATACCGTTTGCATCCACAGTCACAGAAGGAGCTTTTTCTTGGATGCCATTAGTTGCTACTGACACTTGTGTAGGAGTCTGTAAAATTGAGGAAAGGTAAGTATCTGAAAGTGcagagtaattttttttaattaaaaataaatacaaaatatctaCATAAGCTggcattaattaatttgtttggtGGAAAATATGTGTCACTTATAAGGCAGATAAATCTTTTTGTAGTccaaataaactttctttcggcttctcccattaggggtcaccacagtggatcatccgtattcatgatccgcatgttcgatttggcacgtttttacgctggaagcccctcctaacgcaaccctccccatttaaccGGGCTTAGGACCGGCAataaaagtgcactggcttgtgcaaccctaatgtctggggtcggttccctgactgggaatCAAAACCGGGCCGCAGTGATGAATAAATGGGGATAAAACGTAGGCGGTTTTCTCCGAAGGGCACATATACGCTCATAACATTCAACAGAATTAAATAACACAACTAAAACACATGTATAAAACTCATGATGTGATGGACTTACAGATTTCTGGCTCTCCGTCAAGACTGCAGGGACGATCTTTACTTCAGCTGCAACATCAGCTGCCACGGGCTTCTTCTTGAACATCATATTGAACTTGCTGGGAGTTCCAGCTTGTTTAGATGTGTCTTTGGCTGGTGTGCTGGTCTCTGTTGGAACTTCTTTCTCAGTTGATGCAGTTGAAGCACTGATTTGGAGACCGGGTGCATCCACAGTCATAGAAGGAGCTTTTGCTTGGATGCCATTAGTTTCTATTGATGCTGATGTTGGTGTCTAAAATCGAGAAAACGTAAGTAACTGAAGATGCAtaactaaatgtaaatattatattattggtATTTATTGGGCTATATGGGacatataacaaaatatttataggcAAACCTTCACTTTAAAGCCAGTAAATTCAACTTCTATGTTTATTCTATGGAAAATATCATCTAACTAAGGTTAGATTTATTAGTTTTGTTTGGGTGGAAAATATACGTATGTAATTTGTCAAAGAGTTTTCAATCTAAAATATGCATTCTGTATAAATAGGGACAACATAGAGACTGTTTTACCTATACAGCACCTAACTTTCAACAACATTGAATACCTACAGTGGGACTAACACTCATAAGGTGATGTACTTACAGACTTCTGGCTCTCAGCTACTTCAGCTGCCACATCAGCTGGCCCAGTTTTCATCTTGAACATCTTATTGAACATGCTGGGAGTACCAGCTGGTTTAGATGTGTCTTTGGTTGGCGTACTGGACTCTGCTGGGATTTCTTTTTCAACTGATGCAGTTGTAGCACTGACTGCTTCCACAGACACAGTTGTAGCTTTTGCTTTGGTGCCATTGGTTTCTACTGACGCTTGTGTTGGTTTGACGTTAAATGTGAAAGTCACGGGAGCAGGTTTAGATGCCTCACAGGTCACTAGAAGTGAGTAATAGGTCAATAAAAACAAAGGGCAATCCAACAAACATGGGtcgaggaaaaaaataatggcTTAGATTAAGAAATCTCATGCATATACAATTAATATCATAATTAATGGCACCCATCATAAAATGGGCAACTTGAATATTatgtaacaaaaaacaaacatcctCAGACACAACATTTGACCTGATATCCCATTTTCACTCCATTCTGATGTGTGTTGTGGatattaactgaagctcttgatgTAATCATTGAATGTATTATGTTACAGCCAGATGATTGACTGATTTgaaaattttattattgtggAAGGgtgtatctttctttttttcggcttctcccattaggggtcgccacagcggatcatccgcatgtttgatttggcacatgtttttatgctggatgcccttcctaacgcaaccctccccatttatccgggcttgggaccggcactaagagtccctgaggttggttccctgaccggggatcgaacccgggcagcgcagtggtgagagcgccgcatcctaaccactagaccaccaggaaataAAAGGGTGTAtctgaattttaaaaaagtgttgcaTTGTTGTATTAGTATTCATAGTTTGTCTTCTGCAGCTTGCAATATCTCACGATTAAACGACAGTATTGTGACTAATTTCTGTAGCACACCTATAGCACTAGGGCTCTTGTGTCACACTCTCGGTCTGGCACTCACCTATAATTAAGTGGTCAAATACTTGCACTGTCAACAGTAATTCACAAGTCAATGCATTATTTGCATGCCATGTCTAACACTAAACCCCAAAATGGCTGCATTACATTcatgattgtatttatttttaaagaggTCTATGCTTCAACTCTAGCTCTAGTTGTGTGGGACTGATAACCACTCCCTAATGAATGCTTTGCCAAAGGTGTTACCAGTAGTGGCAAATTGATTATCCAACACTATCAAGTGTACACAGAGCCTAGTGATACATGTACTGGTACTGTGCTTCCAAGTAGGGAAAATTGTACACTATGAGTCA from Silurus meridionalis isolate SWU-2019-XX chromosome 16, ASM1480568v1, whole genome shotgun sequence encodes the following:
- the bcas1 gene encoding breast carcinoma-amplified sequence 1 isoform X4, whose protein sequence is MGNRQSLTITHPETDHNEKKEKNDQPNGHAVSGLDLTDAVTCEASKPAPVTFTFNVKPTQASVETNGTKAKATTVSVEAVSATTASVEKEIPAESSTPTKDTSKPAGTPSMFNKMFKMKTGPADVAAEVAESQKSTPTSASIETNGIQAKAPSMTVDAPGLQISASTASTEKEVPTETSTPAKDTSKQAGTPSKFNMMFKKKPVAADVAAEVKIVPAVLTESQKSTPTQVSVATNGIQEKAPSVTVDANGIQISASTASADKEVPTETSTPAKDTSKQAGTPSKFNMMFKKKPGAADVATEVKIVPAVLTESQKSTPTQVSVATNGIQAKAPSVTVDATGIQISASTASAEKEVPTETSTPAKDTSKQAGTPSKFNMMFKKKPGAADVAAEVAESQKSTPTSASIETNGIQANIPTVSLDAAGIQISASTASTEKEIPTETSTPAKDTSKQAGTPSKFNMMFKKKPVAADVAAEVKIVPTVVTESQKSTPTQVSVTNNGIQAKAPSVTVDATGIQISASTASAEKEVPTETSTPAKDTSKQAGTPSKFNMMFKKKPVAADVATEVKIVPKVLTESQKSTPTQVSVATNRIQAKAPSVTVDAAGLQISASTASAEKEVPTETSTPAKDTSKQAGTPSKFNMMFKKKPGAADVAAEVKIVPTVLTESQKSTPTQVSVATNGIQAKAPSVTVDATGIQISASTASAEKEVPTETSTPAKDTSKQAGTPSKFNMMFKKKPGAADVAAEVAESQKSTPTSASIETNGIQANIPTVTVDAAGIQISASTASTEKEVPTESSTPAKDTSKQAGTPSKFNMMFKKKPVAADVAAETPTQVSVATNGIQAKAPSVTVDAAGLQISASTASTEKEVPTETSTPAKDTSKQAGTPSKFNMMFKKKPGAADVATEVKIVPAVLTESQKSTPTQVSVATNGIQAKAPSVTVDAPGLQISASTASAEKEVPTETSTPAKDTSKQAGTPSKFNMMFKKKPGAADVATEVKIVPAVLTESQKSTPTQVSVATNGIQAKAPSVTVDAPGLQISASTASAEKEVPTETSTPAKDTSKQAGTPSKFNMMFKKKPVAADVAAEVKIVPAVLTESQQSIPTQVSVKNNGIQAPSVTVDAAGIQINATTLSAEKETPAESGTAAKDTPKQAETPSMFNKMFKKKPGAADVAAEVTILPAEKTESQKFNEPTDIKASPQADKEPQNEALVLSTTVVTQDSTQSEQTGAEEKSVMNFFKTFVTSTKTTKEATPSPDVSKEQSQKETPPAPAANVQEASKVPPPPPPAPPKMESKAEPAVKKEQAPAVEVAAAAAKEPEAQSKAKTKDSPFSKIFRSKSEVKEEAKPVEIQVDASKASTLEVSAKPEHPPAPKPEEKKAEKKPSPFANLLKPKVLLGQVSSKIHAAASSASASISLGARGAATESKKQTPAAPTAPADAAPSTKAKEEPKQAASAAPAATSADNKSVGSTDNSSPSTSRKLEKRNSIHLFFKNLGQKRHSDAGVQTEPVAPEKAK
- the bcas1 gene encoding breast carcinoma-amplified sequence 1 isoform X10, yielding MGNRQSLTITHPETDHNEKKEKNDQPNGHAVSGLDLTDAVTCEASKPAPVTFTFNVKPTQASVETNGTKAKATTVSVEAVSATTASVEKEIPAESSTPTKDTSKPAGTPSMFNKMFKMKTGPADVAAEVAESQKSTPTSASIETNGIQAKAPSMTVDAPGLQISASTASTEKEVPTETSTPAKDTSKQAGTPSKFNMMFKKKPVAADVAAEVKIVPAVLTESQKSTPTQVSVATNGIQEKAPSVTVDANGIQISASTASADKEVPTETSTPAKDTSKQAGTPSKFNMMFKKKPGAADVATEVKIVPAVLTESQKSTPTQVSVATNGIQAKAPSVTVDATGIQISASTASAEKEVPTETSTPAKDTSKQAGTPSKFNMMFKKKPGAADVAAEVAESQKSTPTSASIETNGIQANIPTVSLDAAGIQISASTASTEKEIPTETSTPAKDTSKQAGTPSKFNMMFKKKPVAADVAAEVKIVPTVVTESQKSTPTQVSVTNNGIQAKAPSVTVDATGIQISASTASAEKEVPTETSTPAKDTSKQAGTPSKFNMMFKKKPVAADVATEVKIVPKVLTESQKSTPTQVSVATNRIQAKAPSVTVDAAGLQISASTASAEKEVPTETSTPAKDTSKQAGTPSKFNMMFKKKPGAADVAAEVKIVPTVLTESQKSTPTQVSVATNGIQAKAPSVTVDATGIQISASTASAEKEVPTETSTPAKDTSKQAGTPSKFNMMFKKKPGAADVAAEVAESQKSTPTQVSVATNGIQAKAPSVTVDAAGLQISASTASTEKEVPTETSTPAKDTSKQAGTPSKFNMMFKKKPGAADVATEVKIVPAVLTESQKSTPTQVSVATNGIQAKAPSVTVDAPGLQISASTASAEKEVPTETSTPAKDTSKQAGTPSKFNMMFKKKPGAADVATEVKIVPAVLTESQKSTPTQVSVATNGIQAKAPSVTVDAPGLQISASTASAEKEVPTETSTPAKDTSKQAGTPSKFNMMFKKKPVAADVAAEVKIVPAVLTESQQSIPTQVSVKNNGIQAPSVTVDAAGIQINATTLSAEKETPAESGTAAKDTPKQAETPSMFNKMFKKKPGAADVAAEVTILPAEKTESQKFNEPTDIKASPQADKEPQNEALVLSTTVVTQDSTQSEQTGAEEKSVMNFFKTFVTSTKTTKEATPSPDVSKEQSQKETPPAPAANVQEASKVPPPPPPAPPKMESKAEPAVKKEQAPAVEVAAAAAKEPEAQSKAKTKDSPFSKIFRSKSEVKEEAKPVEIQVDASKASTLEVSAKPEHPPAPKPEEKKAEKKPSPFANLLKPKVLLGQVSSKIHAAASSASASISLGARGAATESKKQTPAAPTAPADAAPSTKAKEEPKQAASAAPAATSADNKSVGSTDNSSPSTSRKLEKRNSIHLFFKNLGQKRHSDAGVQTEPVAPEKAK